In the genome of Pempheris klunzingeri isolate RE-2024b chromosome 3, fPemKlu1.hap1, whole genome shotgun sequence, one region contains:
- the LOC139199252 gene encoding von Willebrand factor A domain-containing protein 7-like → MTTVLGIALLALALSGPTVAFVPTGGGASTHDSITRTALLQKVTETCRAVAEAAGYEFRPMGSSPEELVQACLGPTATGEVSGAKFHSALQEIYNQNRLVDRDFVNSAPHHFNSEAFLVGRGLIREGMASIKANIRKENFQAARETLGRVLHTLQDFYSHSNWVELGYTEPYINLIQPDLPLENLADVNTATCSDCSSGTCPNSILPSILKEKKLTSGYMGIFSAAKPKGKCSHGGAADLTSTTVPRGGINKDERHPDNVALHNAAVNAATAASLQLLQDIRLAARDKDFLRMMGIARSSVVCFVIDTTGSMSDDIDEARAVVYEIIDSKKGTQDEPSEYILVPFNDPMFGPVDRTTDPDKMKREISKLTADGGGDVPEMCLSGLQLALTSAPASSHIYVFTDATAKDIALKDTIVALIRSSKSTVSFFMTGSSRRRRRSLRAASFEDYIDLALASGGQAIKVSKSKLPEATDVILDTSTSALVTVLQRARTPGKQETFPFMLDESLQNITIYITGTSISFTLTNPAGVSQNHNEVSGKLGTAQSVGNLRRIRLNSDSQTGTWQINVMSNQPYTLKVTGQSMITFIYDFVERFEGPHPGYAVLSGRPLAGQPATLMVSVMGRRGPSSITIGDVGLVSVSGPNTVSNGTTTDMGNGDILMTVDAVPEGEFVVILKGTDKMSNSEFQRQSTTQMSVSKVNIQAVVDSSVEPGIPFKLPFNVMTKGSGGQYSITARNDRDFPMSYQNSLTLTTGEYANATLTISPPADTLSGTDVTLTMEAKSSSGVDSNYVVLRFSVVTKITDFVQPVCEVVNVLAENCPRDVSQCEPFQWELWANLTDGNGTGIESVSLRQGNGSLSFTSLSAPIVQAKYNSSCCSQIVEFVAVDKVGNVGKCYQSIVRSAGPPTSTLSLPLWLCLLVSAFMVRM, encoded by the exons ATGACTACTGTGCTGGGTATAGCCCTGCTGGCTTTGGCTCTATCAGGGCCCACCGTGGCCTTTGTCCCCACTGGGGGTGGGGCGTCCACTCACGACAGCATTACAAGAACGGCTCTGTTGCAAAAAGTGACGGAGACGTGTCGGGCGGTGGCTGAAGCAGCTGGTTATGAGTTCCGACCCATG GGTTCATCCCCTGAAGAGCTGGTCCAAGCCTGTCTTGGTCCCACAGCAACGGGAGAAGTGTCTGGTGCTAAGTTTCACTCTGCTCTTCAAGAGATCTACAACCAGAATCGACTGGTAGACCGTGACTTTGTCAACAG TGCTCCACACCACTTCAACTCAGAGGCCTTTCTGGTGGGACGTGGCCTAATCAGGGAGGGCATGGCGTCCATTAAGGCTAACATTCGCAAGGAGAACTTCCAGGCTGCCAGGGAAACACTGGGCAGAGTCCTTCATACGCTACAG GACTTCTACAGTCACAGTAACTGGGTGGAGCTGGGATACACAGAGCCTTACATCAACCTCATACAGCCAGACCTTCCTCTAGAAAACCtcgcag ATGTTAACACTGCCACCTGCAGTGACTGTTCCAGTGGAACATGCCCTAATTCCATCCTCCCCAGTATCTTGAAGGAGAAAAAACTAACATCAGGGTACATGGGAATCTTCTCGGCTGCCAAGCCTAAAG GTAAATGCAGCCATGGAGGGGCAGCTGACCTCACCAGCACAACAGTTCCCCGCGGAGGCATCAACAAAGATGAACGTCACCCGGATAACGTGGCCCTGCACAATGCCGCTGTAAACGCAGCCACAGCCGccagcctgcagctgctgcaggacatcCGATTGGCTGCCAGAGACAAAGACTTTCTGAG aATGATGGGGATTGCCCGCTCATCTGTTGTGTGCTTTGTTATTGACACCACTGGCAGTATGTCGGATGACATCGACGAAGCCAGGGCCGTTGTTTATGAAATTATTGACAGTAAAAAAGGAACGCAGGACGAGCCCTCCGAGTACATCCTGGTGCCCTTCAATGACCCTA TGTTTGGACCTGTGGACAGGACAACAGACCctgataaaatgaaaagagaaatctCTAAGCTGACAGCGGATGGAGGTGGTGATGTGCCTGAGATGTGCCTGTCAGGACTTCAG TTGGCACTCACTAGTGCCCCTGCCTCCTCTCACATCTATGTTTTCACCGATGCTACAGCCAAAGACATCGCTCTCAAAGACACTATTGTTGCTCTCATCAGGAGCTCCAAGTCAACG GTGTCATTCTTCATGACTGGTAGCAGTAGGAGGCGCCGTCGTTCCCTCAGAGCTGCTTCTTTTGAAGATTACATAGACCTGGCTTTGGCCTCTGGAGGCCAGGCCATCAAGGTGTCTAAGAGCAAGCTGCCTGAGGCTACAGATGTCATTCTTGACACGTCCACTTCAGCTCTA GTGACAGTTCTTCAGCGAGCAAGGACCCCCGGGAAGCAGGAGACTTTCCCGTTCATGTTGGATGAATCTCTGCAAAATATCACTATCTATATCACAGGAACATCTATTTCTTTCACACTGACCAACCCTGCAG GTGTGAGCCAAAACCACAATGAGGTCAGTGGTAAACTGGGGACCGCACAGTCTGTGGGCAACCTGAGGAGAATCCGTCTCAACTCTGACAGCCAGACAGGAACCTGGCAGATCAACGTAATGTCCAACCAACCATACACACTTAAAGTTACAG GCCAGAGTATGATTACCTTCATTTATGACTTTGTGGAACGCTTCGAGGGACCTCATCCAGGTTATGCAGTACTCAGTGGGCGTCCACTAGCAG GTCAGCCAGCCACCCTGATGGTCTCAGTAATGGGTAGGAGAGGTCCATCCTCCATAACCATTGGAGATGTTGGCCTGGTATCTGTGTCTGGTCCTAACACTGTTAGCAATGGCACAACAACTGATATGGGCAATGGAGACATCCTGATGACTGTTGATGCGGTCCCTGAGGGCGAGTTTGTGGTCATTCTGAAAGGAactgacaaaatgtcaaacagtgaATTTCAGAGGCAGTCTACCACCCAGATGTCTGTCTCCAAAGTAAATATCCAG GCTGTGGTAGACAGCAGTGTGGAGCCAGGAATACCCTTTAAGCTCCCCTTCAATGTCATGACCAAGGGCTCTGGAGGTCAATACTCCATCACTGCAAGAAATGACAGAGACTTCCCCATGTCCTACCAAAACAG CCTCACCTTGACAACTGGAGAATATGCTAATGCTACTTTGACCATTTCACCACCTGCCGACACACTATCAGGCACTGATGTCACTCTCACAATGGAGGCCAAGTCGTCCAGTGGTGTTGACTCCAATTATGTGGTTCTGAGATTCTCTGTTGTTACCAAG ATTACAGATTTTGTTCAGCCCGTGTGTGAGGTGGTAAACGTGCTGGCTGAAAATTGCCCTCGTGACGTGTCTCAGTGTGAACCTTTCCAGTGGGAGCTCTGGGCCAACCTTACGGACGGAAATGGCACCGGGATAGAGAGTGTTTCTTTGCGTCAGGGCAATGGATCCCTCTCATTTACCTCCCTCAGTGCTCCCATTGTCCAGGCGAAATACAACAGCTCCTGCTGCTCACAGATTGTCGAGTTTGTAGCTGTAGACAAAGTTGGCAATGTAGGCAAATGCTATCAATCCATTGTGCGTTCTGCCGGCCCTCCTACTTCAACCCTGTCGCTGCCACTGTGGTTGTGTTTGCTGGTATCTGCCTTCATGGTGAGGATGTGA
- the LOC139199254 gene encoding prostaglandin D2 receptor 2-like produces the protein MSNITATSGAELLCPLLEEMKNHNVSIDVKTNLVLVCIHSLVSCLGILENALILWVVGFRLQRRTVASVWVLNLAMSDFLTTLTLPLFTHYLGSYHSWNLGNPLCKIQTSIFFLNMFVSAFLLAAISLDRCLLVVKPVWCQNHRSVAGAWKVCALGWLWAAINTLPYILFRTVTETQDGRRLCYHNFALYSSSQATVKQNCEERQAATAISKLLLAFLFPLMVIAWSYIHICFKLRTRRRRRKLSANRLTDTQILSNKSGTTGITNTPTTTNNFFKPPTTLSVTKSNQTKNNQLSQSFTRMVTFVILAFALCWAPYHIFCIIEVTAQYCRQNLKLVEMGLHLATTFAFLNPILNPILYAFSCPDFCGRIRQSVGAVFDGLVEEGEGLLMVPGRSLMAHFRRKNISDASTGTPRPSGGLKDSHMDHTRQESERDIEDN, from the coding sequence ATGTCAAACATCACCGCTACTTCAGGGGCAGAGCTGCTCTGTCCCCTGCTAGAGGAAATGAAGAACCACAACGTGAGCATAGACGTGAAGACCAATTTGGTGTTGGTTTGCATCCACAGTCTGGTCTCCTGCCTGGGGATTTTGGAGAATGCCCTGATCCTCTGGGTGGTGGGCTTCCGCCTGCAGCGCCGCACTGTGGCCTCTGTCTGGGTGCTCAACCTGGCCATGTCTGACTTCCTGACAACTTTGACGCTGCCTCTCTTCACCCACTACCTTGGTTCCTATCATAGCTGGAACCTTGGCAACCCACTTTGCAAAATACAGACTTCCATCTTCTTCTTGAACATGTTTGTGTCAGCCTTCCTGCTGGCAGCCATTTCACTCGACCGCTGCCTCCTGGTGGTCAAGCCAGTGTGGTGCCAGAATCATCGGTCAGTGGCAGGAGCGTGGAAGGTTTGTGCATTAGGGTGGCTGTGGGCAGCGATTAATACATTACCATACATCCTGTTCCGCACAGTGACTGAGACACAGGATGGGAGGAGACTGTGCTATCATAATTTTGCCCTGTATTCGTCCTCTCAAGCCACTGTGAAGCAAAATTGTGAAGAGAGGCAGGCCGCAACAGCCATCTCCAAGTTGCTACTAGCATTCCTGTTCCCCTTGATGGTGATTGCATGGAGTTACATCCATATTTGCTTCAAGCTGAGGaccaggagaaggaggaggaagctgagTGCCAACAGGCTCACTGATACACAGATTTTGTCAAACAAAAGTGGGACAACAGGAATTACAAATACCCCTACAACCACAAACAACTTTTTCAAGCCACCCACTACACTGTCTGTTACTAAGTCTAATCAGACCAAAAACAATCAGCTGTCTCAGAGCTTCACCAGGATGGTAACATTTGTGATTTTAGCATTTGCCCTGTGCTGGGCTCCCTATCACATCTTCTGCATAATTGAAGTGACAGCCCAGTACTGTCGTCAAAATCTCAAACTGGTGGAAATGGGGCTACATTTAGCCACAACCTTTGCATTCTTGAATCCAATTTTGAACCCCATCCTGTACGCCTTCAGCTGTCCAGACTTCTGTGGGAGAATACGACAGAGCGTCGGAGCAGTGTTTGATGGTCTGGTAGAAGAAGGAGAGGGGTTACTGATGGTGCCAGGGAGAAGCCTCATGGCTCATTTTAGACGAAAAAACATTAGTGACGCGAGCACTGGAACACCTCGGCCCTCTGGGGGCCTCAAAGACAGTCACATGGACCATACAAGACAAGAATCAGAACGTGACATAGAAGATAACTAA